One Gossypium hirsutum isolate 1008001.06 chromosome A11, Gossypium_hirsutum_v2.1, whole genome shotgun sequence genomic window carries:
- the LOC107922775 gene encoding indole-3-glycerol phosphate synthase, chloroplastic isoform X2 — protein sequence MEGLISLKSSPRTSLSSFPSFNQPPNSFARRFSMDLPLRRSSFPAIRAQQPGTISPKEEDEEDALKVKEWEVGMFQNEVAASQGIRIRRRPPTSPPLHYVGPFEFRLQNDGNTPRNILEEIVWHKDTEVSQMKERKPLATLKKFIENAPLTRDFVGALKAAHSRTGLPGLIAEVKKASPSRGILREDFDPVEIARAYEKGGAACLSVLTDEKFFKGSFENLEAIRNAGLQCPLLCKEFVIDAWQIYYARIKGADAILLIAAVLPDLDIRYMVKICKMLGLAALVEVHDEREMDRVLGIDGIELIGINNRNLETFEVDISNTKKLLEGEHGQLIHQKDIIVVGESGLFTPDHVGYVQEAGVKA from the exons ATGGAGGGACTCATTTCCCTGAAGTCAAGTCCTCGGACTTCGTTGAGctcttttccttcctttaatcAACCGCCCAATTCCTTCGCCAGACGCTTCTCAATGGACCTTCCACTCCGTCGCTCCAGTTTTCCCGCCATTCGAGCTCAGCAG CCGGGGACGATATCCCCGAAAGAGGAAGATGAGGAAGATGCTTTGAAAGTAAAGGAATGGGAAGTTGGAATGTTCCAAAACGAAGTCGCAGCTAGTCAGGGTATAAGAATACGGCGACGGCCTCCGACGAGTCCCCCGTTGCACTACGTGGGTCCCTTCGAGTTCCGTTTGCAGAACGACGGCAACACTCCTCGTAACATTCTCGAAGAAATCGTTTGGCACAAAGACACGGAAGTTTCCCAA ATGAAAGAGAGGAAGCCTTTGGCTACATTGAAGAAGTTTATCGAGAATGCACCTCTGACTCGAGACTTTGTTGGGGCTCTTAAGGCAGCGCATTCGCGGACTGGATTGCCTGGTTTAATTGCTGAAGTTAAGAAGGCTTCACCTAGCAGAGGAATTCTCAGAGAGGATTTTGATCCG GTTGAAATAGCACGAGCGTATGAGAAGGGTGGAGCAGCTTGTCTCAGTGTTTTGACTGATGAAAAGTTTTTTAAG GGAAgctttgaaaatctggaggcaatAAGAAATGCTGGATTACAG TGTCCTCTACTGTGCAAAGAATTTGTGATAGATGCATGGCAGATCTACTATGCTCGAATCAAAGGAGCAGATGCAATACTTTTAATTGCTGCTGTTTTGCCTGATCTTGACATCAGATACATGGTTAAAATCTGCAAGATGCTTGGTTTGGCTGCACTTGTAGAG GTGCACGATGAGAGGGAAATGGATCGTGTTCTCGGTATAGATGGGATTGAACTTATTGGTATCAATAATCGAAACCTTG AGACATTTGAGGTAGATATCAGTAACACAAAGAAGCTTCTTGAAGGAGAGCATGGCCAACTGATCCATCAGAAAGATATAATT GTAGTTGGAGAATCTGGGCTATTTACTCCAGATCATGTTGGGTATGTGCAAGAAGCTGGTGTTAAAGCA TAA
- the LOC107924172 gene encoding flocculation protein FLO11, translating to MSSGGFRVSSIPSSVRKTIQNIKEITGNHSEDEIYAMLKECSMDPNETAQRLLLQDPFREVKRKRDRKKESSNNKESAESRWRSGSQGRGSRVGRGNFSARYAAHEAGVSKSSGPGRDNGANQGAEKASGQSSSTSQETKTNESTMVASPVPVMADGPTGVVAETSSAPARNAANQPQEHSSVASYEFGSAPSPAGAINKPTITFESVDMSGPPAASPSDCFPSTSSASSATICFSSSDPVLVLSSDSQPLGTLGTIKREVGGGQASAESDTVVPTERKLASATEISSSFVQGKMPSKSSGAPKNLLSESGQPSSATTHGSSTSRPSSNYGGRSQQIIGPQKVGSNKEWKPKPISSNVGQGSGTAGASEVPTSSVEANAHSQPVSNVLDSEEATLKLQKKLEELHLPQRQHVIIPNHIHVPESERTKLSFGSFDASFGVTLSSVGCQESAKSPTPLSDASQDVDETAEEQNSSNQNALTTAEDGDHSDHPQSPAHSPENLSGDGDVSSSIPEYNENKQDNALPSGGHPYSVVHTPPNYNIGLVPPILAPLENPESQAREVSRLSSFVVQQPFDPATYYAQFYRSSADNDGRLSPFPSAGIATKYNGNVAVLPSQISQPPQEGGNTSVLTTGSPTPTVTQAAGLMQSSISVTQQPVPVYRSAAGVHLPHYPPNYIQYAPFYSPFYYPSPAIHQFINNGAFPLHPQAGTVYPSAPAASTTGVKFSLPQFKPGNNPVNSTHIGMPSGYGPYGSSPAGYNPSSTGNSTTNEDLGASQFKESNVYITGQQSEGSAVWIAPPGREISSLPASSFYNLPPQSQNVTFAPTQVGPGSFAGIYHPQGVAAGVHPLLQQAQTMAGAVDMGGPAANVYQQPQHAQMNWPSNY from the exons ATGAGCAGTGGGGGGTTTAGGGTTTCATCAATTCCAAGCAGCGTGAGGAAAACGATCCAAAACATAAAAGAGATCACCGGTAATCACAGTGAAGATGAGATTTATGCTATGCTTAAAGAATGTTCTATGGATCCCAATGAAACCGCTCAGAGGCTCCTTCTTCAGG ATCCTTTTCGTGAAGTAAAAAGAAAACGTGATAGGAAAAAAGAG AGTTCGAACAACAAAGAGTCTGCAGAGTCGCGGTGGAGATCTGGTTCACAGGGAAGGGGGAGTCGGGTTGGCCGGGGAAATTTCTCTGCTCGCTATGCTGCACATG AGGCTGGTGTTTCCAAGAGTTCTGGTCCCGGGAGAGATAATGGAGCAAATCAAGGTGCAGAGAAAGCCAGTGGTCAATCTTCATCAACCTCTCAGGAGACAAAAACTAATGAATCAACTATGGTAGCGAG CCCTGTACCTGTCATGGCTGATGGTCCTACTGGTGTAGTGGCTGAAACATCCTCTGCACCTGCAAGAAATGCTGCCAATCAACCTCAGGAACATTCATCTGTTGCAAGCTATGAGTTCGGGAGTGCACCATCCCCTGCTGGTGCAATAAACAAACCCACAATTACATTTGAAAGTGTGGACATGAGTGGGCCACCTGCAGCAAGCCCTAGTGACTGCTTCCCATCGACTAGTTCAGCATCTTCTGCAACAATCTGCTTCTCGTCCTCAGATCCTGTGCTAGTTCTGTCCAGTGATTCTCAGCCACTTGGCACTCTGGGAACAATCAAACGTGAAGTGGGAGGTGGCCAGGCTTCTGCAGAATCAGATACAGTTGTCCCTACTGAAAGAAAATTAGCTTCTG CTACTGAAATTAGTAGCTCTTTTGTGCAAGGAAAGATGCCTAGTAAATCTTCTGGAGCACCAAAAAATCTGCTGAGTGAGTCTGGCCAACCTTCATCTGCCACAACCCATGGTTCCTCTACGAGCCGACCTTCATCCAATTATGGTGGCCGCTCACAACAAATAATTGGCCCTCAAAAAG TTGGTTCCAATAAGGAGTGGAAACCAAAGCCAATCAGCTCTAATGTTGGGCAGGGTTCTGGAACAGCTGGTGCATCTGAAGTTCCTACTAGTTCAGTTGAAGCCAATGCTCATTCACAGCCTGTTTCAAATGTTCTTGACTCTGAAGAAGCAACTTTAAAATTGCAGAAGAAGCTAGAGGAGTTGCATCTCCCACAACGTCAACATGTTATAATTCCAAACCATATCCATGTCCCTGAATCTGAAAGAACCAAGCTGAGTTTTGGAAGTTTTGATGCTAGTTTTGGAGTAACATTGAGCTCTGTTGGTTGTCAGGAGAGTGCTAAGAGTCCTACACCTTTGTCTGATGCTTCTCAGGATGTTGATGAAACTGCAGAGGAGCAGAATTCTAG CAATCAAAACGCGCTGACAACTGCTGAGGATGGAGATCACTCTGATCATCCACAATCACCTGCACATTCTCCTGAAAATTTGTCTGGTGATGGTGATGTCTCTAGTTCTATTCCTGAGTATAACGAAAACAAGCAGGACAATGCATTGCCTTCTGGAGGCCATCCATACTCTGTGGTCCATACGCCTCCTAACTACAATATTGGACTTGTCCCTCCTATTTTAGCACCCCTCGAAAACCCTGAATCTCAAGCTCGTGAAGTTTCTCGTCTTTCAAGCTTTGTT GTTCAACAGCCATTTGATCCAGCAACTTATTATGCCCAGTTCTACCGTTCAAGTGCTGATAATGACGGTCGACTTTCTCCGTTTCCTTCTGCTGGAATTGCTACAAAATACAATGGGAATGTTGCAGTACTTCCTTCACAGATTTCTCAGCCTCCACAAGAG GGTGGAAACACTTCAGTACTGACAACAGGAAGTCCAACTCCAACAGTAACTCAAGCTGCTGGTTTGATGCAAAGTTCTATATCTGTGACTCAGCAACCAGTCCCTGTCTACCGCTCAGCAGCTGGGGTGCATTTACCACATTATCCTCCAAACTACATTCAATATGCCCCCTTTTACTCTCCTTTCTATTATCCTTCTCCTGCAATCCACCAATTTATAAACAATGGTGCGTTTCCTCTACATCCTCAAGCTGGAACTGTTTATCCTTCTGCACCAGCAGCATCTACAACAGGAGTCAAATTTTCGCTTCCTCAATTTAAACCTGGAAATAATCCGGTGAATTCTACACATATTGGAATGCCAAGTGGTTATGGGCCTTATGGCTCCTCCCCAGCTGGTTATAATCCCAGTTCAACTGGAAACTCAACCACAAATGAGGATCTTGGTGCATCTCAGTTCAAGGAAAGCAATGTCTACATCACAGGGCAGCAG AGTGAAGGTTCAGCTGTATGGATTGCTCCCCCTGGTCGAGAGATATCCAGTCTGCCAGCCAGTTCATTCTATAACCTTCCCCCTCAGAGTCAGAATGTAACTTTTGCTCCAACACAGGTTGGTCCTGGCTCCTTTGCTGGTATCTATCATCCCCAAGGAGTAGCAGCAGGTGTTCATCCTCTTCTACAACAGGCTCAGACTATGGCTGGAGCTGTTGACATGGGGGGACCTGCTGCCAATGTTTATCAGCAGCCTCAGCATGCACAGATGAACTGGCCCAGTAACTATTGA
- the LOC107922775 gene encoding indole-3-glycerol phosphate synthase, chloroplastic isoform X1: MEGLISLKSSPRTSLSSFPSFNQPPNSFARRFSMDLPLRRSSFPAIRAQQPGTISPKEEDEEDALKVKEWEVGMFQNEVAASQGIRIRRRPPTSPPLHYVGPFEFRLQNDGNTPRNILEEIVWHKDTEVSQMKERKPLATLKKFIENAPLTRDFVGALKAAHSRTGLPGLIAEVKKASPSRGILREDFDPVEIARAYEKGGAACLSVLTDEKFFKGSFENLEAIRNAGLQCPLLCKEFVIDAWQIYYARIKGADAILLIAAVLPDLDIRYMVKICKMLGLAALVEVHDEREMDRVLGIDGIELIGINNRNLETFEVDISNTKKLLEGEHGQLIHQKDIIVVGESGLFTPDHVGYVQEAGVKAVLVGESIVKQSDPGKGITGLFGKDISL, from the exons ATGGAGGGACTCATTTCCCTGAAGTCAAGTCCTCGGACTTCGTTGAGctcttttccttcctttaatcAACCGCCCAATTCCTTCGCCAGACGCTTCTCAATGGACCTTCCACTCCGTCGCTCCAGTTTTCCCGCCATTCGAGCTCAGCAG CCGGGGACGATATCCCCGAAAGAGGAAGATGAGGAAGATGCTTTGAAAGTAAAGGAATGGGAAGTTGGAATGTTCCAAAACGAAGTCGCAGCTAGTCAGGGTATAAGAATACGGCGACGGCCTCCGACGAGTCCCCCGTTGCACTACGTGGGTCCCTTCGAGTTCCGTTTGCAGAACGACGGCAACACTCCTCGTAACATTCTCGAAGAAATCGTTTGGCACAAAGACACGGAAGTTTCCCAA ATGAAAGAGAGGAAGCCTTTGGCTACATTGAAGAAGTTTATCGAGAATGCACCTCTGACTCGAGACTTTGTTGGGGCTCTTAAGGCAGCGCATTCGCGGACTGGATTGCCTGGTTTAATTGCTGAAGTTAAGAAGGCTTCACCTAGCAGAGGAATTCTCAGAGAGGATTTTGATCCG GTTGAAATAGCACGAGCGTATGAGAAGGGTGGAGCAGCTTGTCTCAGTGTTTTGACTGATGAAAAGTTTTTTAAG GGAAgctttgaaaatctggaggcaatAAGAAATGCTGGATTACAG TGTCCTCTACTGTGCAAAGAATTTGTGATAGATGCATGGCAGATCTACTATGCTCGAATCAAAGGAGCAGATGCAATACTTTTAATTGCTGCTGTTTTGCCTGATCTTGACATCAGATACATGGTTAAAATCTGCAAGATGCTTGGTTTGGCTGCACTTGTAGAG GTGCACGATGAGAGGGAAATGGATCGTGTTCTCGGTATAGATGGGATTGAACTTATTGGTATCAATAATCGAAACCTTG AGACATTTGAGGTAGATATCAGTAACACAAAGAAGCTTCTTGAAGGAGAGCATGGCCAACTGATCCATCAGAAAGATATAATT GTAGTTGGAGAATCTGGGCTATTTACTCCAGATCATGTTGGGTATGTGCAAGAAGCTGGTGTTAAAGCA GTTTTGGTTGGGGAATCGATAGTGAAGCAAAGCGACCCTGGAAAAGGAATAACCGGACTTTTTGGTAAAGACATTTCTTTGTGA